From a region of the Candidatus Omnitrophota bacterium genome:
- a CDS encoding type II and III secretion system protein family protein, which yields MQANRRHTPLFPIAVFLIIAAASAPVWGTNSIDKLLPNNESLEIPVKKSSLVKLKTPVDRVSIVAPEIADVNIVDPKQILITAASVGETSLLLWTKDGQTRAIDVKVVWNTKAIQDAIQAILPDEAIEVVSMEGGAALKGEAHSLDAADRAMEIAQSYVPKVINMMTVPGLQQVLLKVKIAEVASSFRDEMGFNFIYHGGSIQGGSLLGDLITGDMTQGGTVDMSDVVTLFFGLPNSDVKGFLQALKSKGWIHMLAQPNLIARSGETANFLAGGEFPIPVVQGGASTNAVTIEYKEFGVRLQFTPTVMDAESIHLDISPEVSDLDFSTGVKMGGFMVPSLITRRAHTVIDLKNGQTFAIAGLMSQNKQKNTRKVPGAGDIPILGALFSGKEISQKETELLIMVTPHLVAPLENGETMEMPTPPELVPSLTLPKEEAKKESEPANKKPRSLNHKGR from the coding sequence ATGCAGGCAAATCGTCGTCATACCCCTCTTTTTCCCATCGCCGTCTTCTTGATAATTGCAGCGGCTTCCGCCCCGGTTTGGGGGACGAACTCCATCGACAAACTGCTTCCCAACAACGAGTCCCTCGAAATCCCCGTCAAGAAATCCTCCCTGGTGAAATTGAAAACGCCCGTGGATCGCGTTTCCATCGTCGCCCCGGAAATCGCCGACGTCAACATCGTCGATCCCAAGCAGATTCTAATCACCGCCGCTTCCGTGGGCGAAACCAGCCTGCTGCTCTGGACCAAAGACGGCCAAACCCGCGCCATCGACGTGAAAGTCGTATGGAACACCAAAGCGATACAGGACGCCATTCAAGCCATTCTGCCCGACGAAGCCATCGAAGTGGTTTCAATGGAAGGAGGCGCAGCGCTGAAGGGAGAAGCGCATTCCCTCGACGCCGCCGATCGCGCAATGGAAATCGCCCAATCCTACGTCCCCAAAGTCATCAATATGATGACGGTTCCCGGATTGCAGCAAGTGCTCTTGAAAGTGAAGATCGCCGAAGTAGCCAGTTCGTTCCGCGATGAAATGGGATTCAATTTTATTTATCACGGGGGTTCCATCCAAGGCGGATCGCTTTTAGGCGATCTGATTACGGGCGATATGACGCAAGGGGGAACTGTAGATATGAGCGATGTCGTAACGCTCTTCTTCGGCCTCCCCAACAGCGACGTCAAAGGATTTCTTCAGGCGCTGAAGTCGAAAGGCTGGATTCACATGTTGGCGCAGCCGAATCTCATCGCCCGCAGCGGCGAAACGGCCAACTTTTTAGCGGGGGGCGAGTTTCCCATTCCCGTCGTGCAGGGCGGCGCTTCCACCAATGCCGTCACGATCGAGTACAAGGAATTCGGCGTTCGCTTGCAATTCACGCCGACGGTAATGGACGCCGAATCGATCCATTTGGACATCTCGCCCGAAGTGAGCGATCTGGATTTTTCCACCGGCGTCAAAATGGGCGGTTTCATGGTACCCTCGCTCATCACGCGCCGGGCGCATACGGTGATCGATTTGAAGAATGGACAAACGTTCGCCATCGCCGGACTGATGAGCCAGAACAAACAAAAAAATACGCGGAAAGTACCGGGAGCGGGCGATATCCCCATATTAGGAGCCTTATTCAGCGGCAAAGAAATTTCGCAGAAAGAGACCGAGTTATTAATTATGGTCACTCCCCATCTAGTCGCGCCCTTGGAGAATGGGGAGACGATGGAAATGCCAACACCGCCCGAACTCGTTCCATCGTTAACCTTGCCCAAAGAAGAAGCGAAAAAAGAGAGCGAACCGGCGAACAAGAAGCCGCGTTCTCTTAATCATAAAGGAAGATGA